One window of the Macrobrachium nipponense isolate FS-2020 chromosome 22, ASM1510439v2, whole genome shotgun sequence genome contains the following:
- the LOC135198548 gene encoding branched-chain-amino-acid aminotransferase, cytosolic-like isoform X1 yields the protein MSGTHGIMLPAFVVEWANPFPSSPARKTIPYLTSRTTETQEISHGVRCMSAQSFKASELQIEFCTPDQLKQKPPVSELVFGRNFTDHMLEIYWNASSGWGQPRITPFHDLRMHPAAKVLHYSVELFEGMKAFRGNDDEIRLFRPEKNMERMNRTAARSSLPTFDGAELIELLKKIVSIDQEWVPHAESSSLYLRPTMIGTEPTLGVQEPTEALLFVIMSPVGPYFSSGFKPVSLLADPKFVRAWPGGCGMMKMGSNYGPTLAIQKTAERQGLQQVLWLFGPEHRITEVGAMNLMVFFDKGNGEKELATPPLDGLILPGVTRDSLLSLAREWNEFTVSERDITMAEIVQAESEGKLLEVFGAGTAAVVTPVGAIHYGDKIIKIPTMEHEKPLTQRFFDSIKDIQYGRVKHPWSVPIE from the exons ATGTCCGGAACTCATGGCATCATGTTACCTGCGTTCGTCGTCGAGTGGGCAAACCCGTTTCCCTCGTCTCCAGCGAGGAAAACTATCCCCTACCTCACATCAAGAACTACGGAAACCCAG GAAATCAGTCATGGAGTGCGATGTATGTCAGCACAGTCCTTCAAG gCATCAGAGCTTCAAATTGAGTTTTGTACACCAGACCAGCTAAAGCAAAAGCCACCTGTTTCTGAATTAGTGTTTGGACGTAATTTTACAGATCATATGCTAGAAATTTATTGGAATGCGTCTAGTGGATGGGGTCAGCCAAGAATAACACCTTTCCATGATCTTAGAATGCACCCAGCGGCCAAAGTATTGCACTACTCTGTTGAG ttattCGAAGGCATGAAGGCTTTCAGAGGCAATGATGATGAAATTAGACTATTTCGaccagaaaaaaatatggaaCGTATGAACAGAACTGCAGCCAGGTCATCTCTACCCACTTTCGATGGGGCAGAGTTGATTGAGCTTCTCAAGAAAATAGTCAGCATAGATCAGGAGTGGGTCCCTCATGCAGAATCATCTAGTCTTTATTTACGTCCTACCATGATTGGAACAGAA CCTACGTTAGGTGTCCAAGAGCCAACGGAGGCCCTTCTTTTTGTTATCATGTCTCCAGTTGGTCCATATTTTTCTAGTGGATTTAAACCTGTGTCCTTGCTAGCTGATCCTAAGTTTGTCAGGGCATGGCCAGGTGGATGCGGTATGATGAAGATGGGATCAAATTATGGACCAACACTTGCTATTCAG AAAACTGCAGAAAGGCAAGGGCTTCAGCAAGTTCTATGGTTATTTGGACCAGAGCATAGAATTACTGAAGTTGGTGCTATGAATCTCATGGTGTTCTTTGACAAGGGAAATGGAG AGAAGGAGCTAGCAACACCTCCACTTGATGGTTTGATATTACCAGGTGTAACCAGGGATTCCTTGTTATCATTAGCACGGGAGTGGAATGAATTCACAGTTTCAGAGAGGGATATTACGATGGCAGAAATAGTTCAAGCTGAAAGTGAAGGCAAA ctgcttgaagtctTTGGAGCGGGAACTGCAGCAGTAGTTACGCCTGTTGGTGCAATACATTATGGTGATAAGATTATCAAAATTCCAACAATGGAACATGAAAAGCCACTGACCCAAAGATTCTTTGATTCAATTAAAGATATTCAGTATGGTAGAGTAAAACACCCGTGGAGCGTACCTATTGAATAG
- the LOC135198548 gene encoding branched-chain-amino-acid aminotransferase, cytosolic-like isoform X3 has protein sequence MCGHRGKPGTTAGHICSKEISHGVRCMSAQSFKASELQIEFCTPDQLKQKPPVSELVFGRNFTDHMLEIYWNASSGWGQPRITPFHDLRMHPAAKVLHYSVELFEGMKAFRGNDDEIRLFRPEKNMERMNRTAARSSLPTFDGAELIELLKKIVSIDQEWVPHAESSSLYLRPTMIGTEPTLGVQEPTEALLFVIMSPVGPYFSSGFKPVSLLADPKFVRAWPGGCGMMKMGSNYGPTLAIQKTAERQGLQQVLWLFGPEHRITEVGAMNLMVFFDKGNGEKELATPPLDGLILPGVTRDSLLSLAREWNEFTVSERDITMAEIVQAESEGKLLEVFGAGTAAVVTPVGAIHYGDKIIKIPTMEHEKPLTQRFFDSIKDIQYGRVKHPWSVPIE, from the exons atgtgcggacaTCGCGGCAAACCTGGTACGACGGCTGGTCATATTTGTTCTAAG GAAATCAGTCATGGAGTGCGATGTATGTCAGCACAGTCCTTCAAG gCATCAGAGCTTCAAATTGAGTTTTGTACACCAGACCAGCTAAAGCAAAAGCCACCTGTTTCTGAATTAGTGTTTGGACGTAATTTTACAGATCATATGCTAGAAATTTATTGGAATGCGTCTAGTGGATGGGGTCAGCCAAGAATAACACCTTTCCATGATCTTAGAATGCACCCAGCGGCCAAAGTATTGCACTACTCTGTTGAG ttattCGAAGGCATGAAGGCTTTCAGAGGCAATGATGATGAAATTAGACTATTTCGaccagaaaaaaatatggaaCGTATGAACAGAACTGCAGCCAGGTCATCTCTACCCACTTTCGATGGGGCAGAGTTGATTGAGCTTCTCAAGAAAATAGTCAGCATAGATCAGGAGTGGGTCCCTCATGCAGAATCATCTAGTCTTTATTTACGTCCTACCATGATTGGAACAGAA CCTACGTTAGGTGTCCAAGAGCCAACGGAGGCCCTTCTTTTTGTTATCATGTCTCCAGTTGGTCCATATTTTTCTAGTGGATTTAAACCTGTGTCCTTGCTAGCTGATCCTAAGTTTGTCAGGGCATGGCCAGGTGGATGCGGTATGATGAAGATGGGATCAAATTATGGACCAACACTTGCTATTCAG AAAACTGCAGAAAGGCAAGGGCTTCAGCAAGTTCTATGGTTATTTGGACCAGAGCATAGAATTACTGAAGTTGGTGCTATGAATCTCATGGTGTTCTTTGACAAGGGAAATGGAG AGAAGGAGCTAGCAACACCTCCACTTGATGGTTTGATATTACCAGGTGTAACCAGGGATTCCTTGTTATCATTAGCACGGGAGTGGAATGAATTCACAGTTTCAGAGAGGGATATTACGATGGCAGAAATAGTTCAAGCTGAAAGTGAAGGCAAA ctgcttgaagtctTTGGAGCGGGAACTGCAGCAGTAGTTACGCCTGTTGGTGCAATACATTATGGTGATAAGATTATCAAAATTCCAACAATGGAACATGAAAAGCCACTGACCCAAAGATTCTTTGATTCAATTAAAGATATTCAGTATGGTAGAGTAAAACACCCGTGGAGCGTACCTATTGAATAG
- the LOC135198548 gene encoding branched-chain-amino-acid aminotransferase, cytosolic-like isoform X2, giving the protein MYAVRATRFVNNFLGKRRQGHREISHGVRCMSAQSFKASELQIEFCTPDQLKQKPPVSELVFGRNFTDHMLEIYWNASSGWGQPRITPFHDLRMHPAAKVLHYSVELFEGMKAFRGNDDEIRLFRPEKNMERMNRTAARSSLPTFDGAELIELLKKIVSIDQEWVPHAESSSLYLRPTMIGTEPTLGVQEPTEALLFVIMSPVGPYFSSGFKPVSLLADPKFVRAWPGGCGMMKMGSNYGPTLAIQKTAERQGLQQVLWLFGPEHRITEVGAMNLMVFFDKGNGEKELATPPLDGLILPGVTRDSLLSLAREWNEFTVSERDITMAEIVQAESEGKLLEVFGAGTAAVVTPVGAIHYGDKIIKIPTMEHEKPLTQRFFDSIKDIQYGRVKHPWSVPIE; this is encoded by the exons GAAATCAGTCATGGAGTGCGATGTATGTCAGCACAGTCCTTCAAG gCATCAGAGCTTCAAATTGAGTTTTGTACACCAGACCAGCTAAAGCAAAAGCCACCTGTTTCTGAATTAGTGTTTGGACGTAATTTTACAGATCATATGCTAGAAATTTATTGGAATGCGTCTAGTGGATGGGGTCAGCCAAGAATAACACCTTTCCATGATCTTAGAATGCACCCAGCGGCCAAAGTATTGCACTACTCTGTTGAG ttattCGAAGGCATGAAGGCTTTCAGAGGCAATGATGATGAAATTAGACTATTTCGaccagaaaaaaatatggaaCGTATGAACAGAACTGCAGCCAGGTCATCTCTACCCACTTTCGATGGGGCAGAGTTGATTGAGCTTCTCAAGAAAATAGTCAGCATAGATCAGGAGTGGGTCCCTCATGCAGAATCATCTAGTCTTTATTTACGTCCTACCATGATTGGAACAGAA CCTACGTTAGGTGTCCAAGAGCCAACGGAGGCCCTTCTTTTTGTTATCATGTCTCCAGTTGGTCCATATTTTTCTAGTGGATTTAAACCTGTGTCCTTGCTAGCTGATCCTAAGTTTGTCAGGGCATGGCCAGGTGGATGCGGTATGATGAAGATGGGATCAAATTATGGACCAACACTTGCTATTCAG AAAACTGCAGAAAGGCAAGGGCTTCAGCAAGTTCTATGGTTATTTGGACCAGAGCATAGAATTACTGAAGTTGGTGCTATGAATCTCATGGTGTTCTTTGACAAGGGAAATGGAG AGAAGGAGCTAGCAACACCTCCACTTGATGGTTTGATATTACCAGGTGTAACCAGGGATTCCTTGTTATCATTAGCACGGGAGTGGAATGAATTCACAGTTTCAGAGAGGGATATTACGATGGCAGAAATAGTTCAAGCTGAAAGTGAAGGCAAA ctgcttgaagtctTTGGAGCGGGAACTGCAGCAGTAGTTACGCCTGTTGGTGCAATACATTATGGTGATAAGATTATCAAAATTCCAACAATGGAACATGAAAAGCCACTGACCCAAAGATTCTTTGATTCAATTAAAGATATTCAGTATGGTAGAGTAAAACACCCGTGGAGCGTACCTATTGAATAG